AGAACACCACAACCACGTTCCGGCCCCGAAAGGAAGACAGCCTGACCGGCTCACCGAACTGGTTGACCAGCTCGAAGTCCGGAGCTGTCTGCCCAACCGCAGGTAGGTGGACGCTGTCAGCCAAGGCCAAGGAGCCCGGCCCCGTCATTTGTTCTTCCTGGTCACCAGCCGGGTAGCGCTCCAGTCCTTGGAGACACCTACTGAAGTGGTGCAGTGCAGCCCTGCGGTAGGGGCGGCGTCCTGAATGTCGGATGGAGAAACATAGCCGTCCCTCCCCGACTTAGGCGTCAGAACCCACACCACGCCGCCTTCGGCCAGCGTGGTGAGCGAATCGACAAGAGTGTCAACGAGGTCCCCGTCGCCCTCCCGCCACCAGAATATGACGGCGTCAGCAACGTCGTGATCGTCTTCATCGAGGAGTTCAGAACCCGTGAGTTCTTCAATATCATCACGTAAGTCGAAATCGACGTCGTCGTCGTAGCCGAACTCCTGAATCAGATCCCCGTTTTTGAAACCCAATTTTTCCGCCACATTTACCGAAGTGGCGGCGTCGGCCTCGCTCACGTGTTCCTCCTATGCATAGTGATTTCCATTACTAAAGCCAACACCCTTTGGGCCTGCGCTTCAAGCTGCTGGCACCGCGATCCGCCATATTCTGCGTCACATCCGGGCACCGGCGACTTTCCGCACAGCGGCTTCTTGTCACACAACCAGTATGACTGCGAAATACAACCGGGGCACCAAGGGGGCGGCTACGCATCGGGTAGCCGTCACAGCTAGAGTGGCTGGTGACAACTATGCCTGCGGGGCGACCGCCCTGGCTCTACATGCAGACATAGGCGTGATAGGACCCTGCCCGGCGCACATGACCGGGCTGTTGTAACCGATATGTCGCACACGTCGTGTTCATGCCAGGCAGTCACCCTGCCCGACCTGAGGGCGCCGATGCATGCGCGCAAAGAGAGGTTGGACGTGGCTGCAGGAGAAGATACCTCCCATATCCTCAGCGGGTTGACTAACCAGCTGCCTGATCGTGATCCGGAAGAGACCGCCGAGTGGGTTGAGTCCCTGGACACGCTGATCAAGGAACAGGGCACCGAGCGTGCCCAATACATCATGCGCAGTCTCCTGCAGCGTGCCGGCGCCCAGAGCGTCGGAGTCCCGATGGTCACCACCACGGACTATGTGAACACCATCCCGGCGGACCAGGAAGCCGAATTCCCCGGCAACGAGGAGTTCGAGCGCCGTTACCGGGCGTATATGCGCTGGAACGCGGCCGTGATGGTGCACCGTTCCCAGCGCCCGAACATCGGGGTGGGCGGGCATATTTCCACGTATGCCGGTGCCGCGACCCTGTATGAGGTCGGTTTCAACCACTTCTTCCGCGGCAAGGACCATGCCGGCGGCGGGGACCAGGTCTTCTTCCAGGGCCACGCTTCCCCCGGCATGTACGCCCGCGCGTTCATGGAAGGGCGCCTCAGCGAGGAGGACCTGGACGGGTTCCGGCAGGAGAAATCCCGTGAGGGCCATGCGCTGTCCTCGTACCCGCACCCGCGGCTGATGCCGGAGTTCTGGGAGTTCCCCACCGTCTCCATGGGCATCGGCCCGATGAACGCGATCTACCAGGCGCAGTCCAACCGCTACCTGCACAACCGCGGCCTCAAGGACACCGCGGACCAGCAGGTCTGGGCGTTCCTGGGCGACGGCGAAATGGACGAGCCCGAGTCCCGCGGCCTGCTCCAGCTCGCCGCGAACGAGAACCTGGACAACCTGAATTTCGTCATCAACTGCAACCTCCAGCGCCTGGACGGACCCGTCCGCGGCAACGGCAAGATCATGCAGGAACTCGAGGCGTTCTTCCGCGGTGCGGGCTGGAACGTCATCAAGGTCGTCTGGGGCCGGGAATGGGATGAGCTCCTCGCCAAAGACCCCGACGGGTCCCTGGTGCAGATCATGAACGAAACCCTCGACGGCGACTACCAGACGTACAAGGCCGAATCCGGCGGGTTCGTCCGCGAACACTTCTTCGGCAAGACCCCGCAGACCAAAGAGATGGTCGCGGACCTCTCCGATGACGAGATCTGGCAGCTCAAACGCGGCGGCCACGACTACCGCAAGGTCTACGCCGCGTACAAGGCCGCCACCGAATTCACCGGCAAACCCACCGTCATTCTCACCAAAACCGTCAAGGGCTACGGACTCGGACCCCACTTCGAAGGCCGCAACGCCACCCACCAGATGAAAAAACTCACCCTGGAGGACCTCAAGGACTTCAGGGACCACCTGCGCATCCCTGTCACGGATGAACAGCTCGAGGCAGATCCGTACCAGCCGCCGTACTTCCACCCGG
This genomic interval from Micrococcaceae bacterium Sec5.7 contains the following:
- a CDS encoding DUF3052 domain-containing protein, translating into MSEADAATSVNVAEKLGFKNGDLIQEFGYDDDVDFDLRDDIEELTGSELLDEDDHDVADAVIFWWREGDGDLVDTLVDSLTTLAEGGVVWVLTPKSGRDGYVSPSDIQDAAPTAGLHCTTSVGVSKDWSATRLVTRKNK
- the aceE gene encoding pyruvate dehydrogenase (acetyl-transferring), homodimeric type yields the protein MHARKERLDVAAGEDTSHILSGLTNQLPDRDPEETAEWVESLDTLIKEQGTERAQYIMRSLLQRAGAQSVGVPMVTTTDYVNTIPADQEAEFPGNEEFERRYRAYMRWNAAVMVHRSQRPNIGVGGHISTYAGAATLYEVGFNHFFRGKDHAGGGDQVFFQGHASPGMYARAFMEGRLSEEDLDGFRQEKSREGHALSSYPHPRLMPEFWEFPTVSMGIGPMNAIYQAQSNRYLHNRGLKDTADQQVWAFLGDGEMDEPESRGLLQLAANENLDNLNFVINCNLQRLDGPVRGNGKIMQELEAFFRGAGWNVIKVVWGREWDELLAKDPDGSLVQIMNETLDGDYQTYKAESGGFVREHFFGKTPQTKEMVADLSDDEIWQLKRGGHDYRKVYAAYKAATEFTGKPTVILTKTVKGYGLGPHFEGRNATHQMKKLTLEDLKDFRDHLRIPVTDEQLEADPYQPPYFHPGTDAPEIQYMMERRAALGGAVPERRSNHAPITLPEAKTYDVAKRGTGKQQAATTMAFVRLLKDLMRDKEFGHRIVPIIPDEARTFGMDAFFPTAKIYNPKGQNYLSVDRDLVLAYKESAQGQLIHPGINEAGAVAAFTAAGTAYATHGVPLIPVYVFYSMFGFQRTGDAFWAAGDQMTRGFIIGATAGRTTLTGEGLQHADGHSPLLASTNPAVVTYDPAYGYEMGHIMRDGIERMYGPDSADRNLMYYITVYNEPISQPAEPEELDVEGVLKGIYLLAPAKIDGPRTQILASGVSVPWALEAQRILAEDWGVSGDVWSVTSWNELRRDGMAAEEEAFLNPGQPARVPFVARQLAGATGPIVAVSDYMKAVPDQIRQFLPNEFASLGADGFGFSDTRAAARRFFKNDIHSIVVRSLEMLARRGEVDAQAPAQAIEKYRLHNVNAGSTGNAGGDS